The following proteins are co-located in the Serinus canaria isolate serCan28SL12 chromosome 17, serCan2020, whole genome shotgun sequence genome:
- the FKBP15 gene encoding FK506-binding protein 15 isoform X2 has translation MGSPGRVRLPLLGVPPAGGGGAAPGSPGQRTRCFHLSKERWEVLEVPLWGRSPVLAPPRPLPGSPGSRLCAAHQGARLASLFGLDQTVSSQGNEFFQFTAPKQPKKGQTAAGQPQKAPVAPAASGAPSVLVAMAVLAYRYTNGQYLKQGKYGAAVVGNHATKEYRILLYISQQQQITSARIHPGFVLTVQPNNYSTFYDDQRQNWSIMFESEKAAVDFSKQVCIAKCNSSPALDSVLCQDLLLGEGQGVEGGDSLEVAYTGWLFQNNGLGQVFDSNVKKDKLLRLKLGSGKVIKGWEEGMLGMKKGGRRFLIIPPAWAYGAQGVAARVPPDSTLVFEVEVRRVKLAKECSGSDGLSVSSRDSPAPSPVPSSDGFSSDSGLVPPSTIPPKPGEPAVRAKSNSISEQLANPDVAKAKLISRMAKMGQPMLPFLAGTAGSQLDSSDSEIEDPNTLRGTTQPVASTRPSQPAQAVLPTVSTQVPQASGAAPSVSSAALIPAAIQPNSALPGGAQGFQAYPGVAFAYPQTAASASQLQPVGQMYPAPYQAPGDVTSFLMTEARQHNTEIRLAVSKVVDKMDHLAAKVEELKKQSTANSSLLPGISSVTMEASMIMSNIQRIIQENERLKQEIFEKSSRIEEQNEKISELIERNQRYVEQSNLLMEQRNHSLQTRNENTQARVLHAEQEKAKVAEELAAATAQVSQLQLELTAHQKKEMDLRKQLSCAVQDAERQEAQLNKLQAQVAELQEASQDTQSRFKAEKQSRKQLDMKIAALEEELTDLRVEKETLERNLAERKKKSLSERAQAEEEMEEIRRSYQQELDKLRQLLKKARTSTDQAAAEQLSVIQAELESKCEAKCERALASAKEQHARQCQELCEQRDSLQHQVVQLEEKLTAIKHSKKAEEQKLSEAQQRLEELEPIQEKYSALQADVGALRARYEQRIRDLQKDQDGSSPADYTEQVKKIMNGVFQSLRGEFELDEMYSGRTVLGVVMNTIKTVTLQLLNRQQEKPEHGSENEESGTGAGRQEGSPGAKTEHSPSQSTAPPADPGEVTRGSLQSEQQGQAAAHPAGPRAPEEEHETQSSGVPEDEKVQEEHLPPTADSSLDAEKEPVLAGQPVLGLEQRLDSVPIRKADPEQDPSAVPLQAAAAEPSVPGAKPGEGDEAAPPACPAVEQKAEEAGGCLEPPPLNGEEGSGTDPWDGAGSEQEPASVSSRAEPGSAVLGETPGSQELDSSPRQTDSSLFEEDNFFETASPKLLKPQVSSEEEDEEESMKGRPPPAPLFGDDDDDDLDWLG, from the exons ATGGGCAGCCCGGGAAGGGTCCGGCTGCCTTTGCTCGGGGTCCCTCCCGCTGGGGGAGGCGGAGCCGCTCCGGGGTCGCCAGGGCAGAGAACTCGGTGTTTCCATTTGAGTAAGGAGAGGTGGGAAGTGCTGGAAGTGCCGCTTTGGGGCCGTTCCCCCGTGCTGGCCCCTCCCAGGCCGCTCCCGGGATCCCCCGGATCGCGTCTGTGTGCGGCGCATCAGGG AGCCAGATTAGCCTCTCTCTTTGGCCTGGATCAAACAGTCTCAAGCCAGGGAAATGAATTCTTCCAGTTCACTGCACCAAAGCAGCCCAAGAAGGGTCAGACAGCAGCTG ggcagccccagaAGGCCCCGGTGGCCCCAGCGGCCTCAGGAGCCCCCTCGGTGCTGGTGGCCATGGCGGTGCTCGCGTATCGATA TACAAATGGGCAGTACTTGAAGCAAGGCAAGTATGGAGCAGCTGTAGTGGGGAACCATGCCACCAAAGAG TACAGGATCCTCCTTTACATCAGCCAGCAGCAACAAATCACCTCTGCAAGGATCCACCCAGGCTTTGTGCTCACG GTTCAGCCCAACAATTACAGCACGTTCTATGATGATCAGAGGCAGAACTGGTCCATCATGTTTGAGtcagaaaaggcagcagtggaTTTCAGTAAGCAG GTGTGCATTGCCAAATGCAACAGCTCTCCAGCTCTGGACTCAGTCCTCTGCCAGGATCTCCTCCTGGGAGAAGGGCAAGGGGTGGAAGGAGGAGACTCCCTGGAGGTTGCCTATACAGGATGGCTGTTCCAGAACAATGGGCTTGGACAG GTGTTTGACTCTAATGTTAAGAAAGACAAGCTGCTGCGGCTGAAGCTGGGCTCTGGAAAGGTCATCAAG GGCTGGGAAGAAGGAATGCTGGGCATGAAGAAAGGAGGGCGAAGGTTTCTCATCATTCCCCCAGCCTGGGCCTATGGGGCTCAGGGCGTGGCTGCTCGTGTCCCTCCAGACTCCACTCTGGTGTTTGAGGTGGAGGTCAGGCGG GTGAAGCTGGCAAAGGAGTGCTCTGGTTCAGATGGGCTGAGTGTCAGTTCCAGGGATTCCCCTGCACCTTCTCCAGTTCCCAGCTCAGATGGCTTCTCCTCAGACTCGGGTTTAGTGCCTCCCTCCACCATCCCTCCAAAGCCTGG GGAGCCAGCTGTCCGGGCCAAGTCCAACTCCATCAGCGAGCAGCTTGCA AACCCAGATGTAGCAAAGGCAAAGCTGATTTCTCGGATGGCTAAAATGGGACAGCCCATGCTGCCTTTCCTTGCTGGAACAGCAGGGAGCCAGCTGGACTCCAGTGACTCGGAAATAGAG GATCCCAATACTCTGAGAGGGACAACACAGCCAGTGGCTTCAACCAgaccctcccagccagctcaggcagtgctgcccacaGTGTCCACACAAG taCCTCAAGCATCTGGTGCTGCACCTTCAGTAtcttctgctgctttaattCCTGCAGCGATCCAACCCaattctgctctgcctggaggagcacagggctTTCAG GCATATCCAGGAGTGGCATTTGCTTACCCCCAGACTGCTGCATCTGCCTCTCAACTCCAGCCTGTGGGTCAGATGTATCCTGCTCCTTACCAAG CCCCTGGAGATGTCACTTCCTTTTTGATGACAGAAGCTCGGCAGCACAACACTGAAATCCGACTGGCTGTGAGCAAAGTCGTGGATAAAATGGATCACCTGGCTGCCAAG GTGGAGGAGCTGAAGAAGCAAAGCACTGCtaacagctccctgctgcctggcatctcctctgtcaccatggaagCCTCCATGATCATGAGCAACATCCAGCGCATCATCCAG GAGAATGAGAGACTGAAGCAGGAGATATTTGAGAAGAGCAGTCGGATTGAGGAGCAGAATGAGAAGATCAGTGAGTTGATTGAACGCAACCAGAG GTATGTGGAGCAGAGTAACCTGCTGATGGAGCAAAGGAACCACTCCCTGCAGACCAGAAATGAGAACACACAGGCAAGAGTGTTGcatgcagagcaggagaag GCCAAAGttgcagaggagctggcagctgccacagcccaggtttcccagctgcagctggagctcactGCCCACCAGAAGAAGGAGATGGACCTGAGgaagcagctctcctgtgctgtgcaggatgCAGAGAGACAGGAGGCACAGCTCAACaagctgcaggcacaggtggCAG agctccaggaagcCTCTCAGGACACTCAGAGCAGGTTCAAGGCTGAGAAGCAGAGCCGCAAACAGCTGGATATGAAGATTGCAGCACTGGAGGAAGAGCTGACAGACCTGAGGGTGGAAAAGGAGACTCTGGAAAGG AATCTtgcagagaggaagaagaaatccCTGTCAGAGAGAGCTCAGGCAGAGGAAGAGATGGAGGAAATTCGCAGGTCAtaccagcaggagctggacaaGCTCCGGCAGCTCCTGAAAAAGGCCCGGACCTCGACTgaccaggcagcagcagagcag CTGTCAGTgatccaggcagagctggagtccAAGTGTGAAGCCAAGTGTGAGCGTGCCCTGGCCTCAGCCAAGGAGCAGCACGCCcggcagtgccaggagctgtgtgagcagagggattccctgcagcaccaggtgGTCCAGCTGGAAGAAAAG CTGACAGCTATCAAACACTCGAAAAAAGCAGAGGAGCAAAAATTGTCTGAGGCTCAGCAACgtttggaggagctggagcctATCCAAGAGAAG TATTCAGCCCTGCAGGCAGACGTCGGGGCACTGAGGGCTCGCTACGAGCAACGGATCCGAGACCTGCAGAAGGATCAGGATGGATCTTCCCCTGCAGACTACACTGAGCAA GTAAAGAAGATAATGAATGGTGTATTTCAGTCTCTTCGGGGTGAATTTGAGCTGGATGAGATGTACAGTGGCAGGACAGTCCTGGGGGTGGTCATGAACACTATCAAG actgtgacactgcagctgctcaacaggcagcaggagaaaccAGAGCATGGCAGTGAAAATGAGGAatctggcacaggagcagggagacagGAGGGATCACCTGGAGCCAAGACTGAGCACAGCCCATCACAGAGCACTGCACCTCCAGCTGACCCTGGGGAAGTGACCAGAGGCTCTCTGCAGTCTGagcagcaaggccaggctgctgctcaccctgctGGGCCCAGAGCTCCTGAGGAGGAGCATGAGACACAGAGCAGTGGGGTGCCAGAAGATGAGAAGGTTCAGGAGGAGCATCTCCCTCCCACAGCTGATTCCAGCCTGGATGCTGAGAAGGAGCCTGTGCTTGCAGGGCAGCCTGTTcttgggctggagcagaggctggacagtgTTCCCATCAGGAAGGCTGACCCAGAACAGGAtccctctgctgtgcctttgcaggcagcagctgcagagccttcTGTTCCAGGAGCCAAGCCAGGAGAGGGGGATgaggcagcacctccagcatgtccagctgtggagcagaaggcagaggaggctgggggATGTTTGGAGCCTCCTCCCTTAAATGGGGAGGAGGGGAGTGGCACAGACCCGTGGGAtggagctggctctgagcaggaaCCTGCCTCAgtgtccagcagagcagagccaggctcagctgtCCTGGGAGAAACTCCAGGATCTCAGGAACTGGACTCCAGCCCCAGGCAAACAGATTCCAG CCTCTTTGAGGAGGACAACTTCTTTGAAACAGCATCTCCTAAACTACTGAAGCCTCAAGTTTcctcagaagaggaggatgaggaggag AGCATGAAGGGGCGTCCCCCTCCCGCACCGCTCTTTGGtgacgatgatgatgatgaccTGGACTGGCTGGGATGA
- the FKBP15 gene encoding FK506-binding protein 15 isoform X1 encodes MGSPGRVRLPLLGVPPAGGGGAAPGSPGQRTRCFHLSKERWEVLEVPLWGRSPVLAPPRPLPGSPGSRLCAAHQGARLASLFGLDQTVSSQGNEFFQFTAPKQPKKGQTAAGQPQKAPVAPAASGAPSVLVAMAVLAYRYTNGQYLKQGKYGAAVVGNHATKEYRILLYISQQQQITSARIHPGFVLTVQPNNYSTFYDDQRQNWSIMFESEKAAVDFSKQVCIAKCNSSPALDSVLCQDLLLGEGQGVEGGDSLEVAYTGWLFQNNGLGQVFDSNVKKDKLLRLKLGSGKVIKGWEEGMLGMKKGGRRFLIIPPAWAYGAQGVAARVPPDSTLVFEVEVRRVKLAKECSGSDGLSVSSRDSPAPSPVPSSDGFSSDSGLVPPSTIPPKPGEPAVRAKSNSISEQLANPDVAKAKLISRMAKMGQPMLPFLAGTAGSQLDSSDSEIEDPNTLRGTTQPVASTRPSQPAQAVLPTVSTQVPQASGAAPSVSSAALIPAAIQPNSALPGGAQGFQAYPGVAFAYPQTAASASQLQPVGQMYPAPYQAPGDVTSFLMTEARQHNTEIRLAVSKVVDKMDHLAAKVEELKKQSTANSSLLPGISSVTMEASMIMSNIQRIIQENERLKQEIFEKSSRIEEQNEKISELIERNQRYVEQSNLLMEQRNHSLQTRNENTQARVLHAEQEKAKVAEELAAATAQVSQLQLELTAHQKKEMDLRKQLSCAVQDAERQEAQLNKLQAQVAELQEASQDTQSRFKAEKQSRKQLDMKIAALEEELTDLRVEKETLERNLAERKKKSLSERAQAEEEMEEIRRSYQQELDKLRQLLKKARTSTDQAAAEQLSVIQAELESKCEAKCERALASAKEQHARQCQELCEQRDSLQHQVVQLEEKLTAIKHSKKAEEQKLSEAQQRLEELEPIQEKYSALQADVGALRARYEQRIRDLQKDQDGSSPADYTEQVKKIMNGVFQSLRGEFELDEMYSGRTVLGVVMNTIKTVTLQLLNRQQEKPEHGSENEESGTGAGRQEGSPGAKTEHSPSQSTAPPADPGEVTRGSLQSEQQGQAAAHPAGPRAPEEEHETQSSGVPEDEKVQEEHLPPTADSSLDAEKEPVLAGQPVLGLEQRLDSVPIRKADPEQDPSAVPLQAAAAEPSVPGAKPGEGDEAAPPACPAVEQKAEEAGGCLEPPPLNGEEGSGTDPWDGAGSEQEPASVSSRAEPGSAVLGETPGSQELDSSPRQTDSSLFEEDNFFETASPKLLKPQVSSEEEDEEEVSMKGRPPPAPLFGDDDDDDLDWLG; translated from the exons ATGGGCAGCCCGGGAAGGGTCCGGCTGCCTTTGCTCGGGGTCCCTCCCGCTGGGGGAGGCGGAGCCGCTCCGGGGTCGCCAGGGCAGAGAACTCGGTGTTTCCATTTGAGTAAGGAGAGGTGGGAAGTGCTGGAAGTGCCGCTTTGGGGCCGTTCCCCCGTGCTGGCCCCTCCCAGGCCGCTCCCGGGATCCCCCGGATCGCGTCTGTGTGCGGCGCATCAGGG AGCCAGATTAGCCTCTCTCTTTGGCCTGGATCAAACAGTCTCAAGCCAGGGAAATGAATTCTTCCAGTTCACTGCACCAAAGCAGCCCAAGAAGGGTCAGACAGCAGCTG ggcagccccagaAGGCCCCGGTGGCCCCAGCGGCCTCAGGAGCCCCCTCGGTGCTGGTGGCCATGGCGGTGCTCGCGTATCGATA TACAAATGGGCAGTACTTGAAGCAAGGCAAGTATGGAGCAGCTGTAGTGGGGAACCATGCCACCAAAGAG TACAGGATCCTCCTTTACATCAGCCAGCAGCAACAAATCACCTCTGCAAGGATCCACCCAGGCTTTGTGCTCACG GTTCAGCCCAACAATTACAGCACGTTCTATGATGATCAGAGGCAGAACTGGTCCATCATGTTTGAGtcagaaaaggcagcagtggaTTTCAGTAAGCAG GTGTGCATTGCCAAATGCAACAGCTCTCCAGCTCTGGACTCAGTCCTCTGCCAGGATCTCCTCCTGGGAGAAGGGCAAGGGGTGGAAGGAGGAGACTCCCTGGAGGTTGCCTATACAGGATGGCTGTTCCAGAACAATGGGCTTGGACAG GTGTTTGACTCTAATGTTAAGAAAGACAAGCTGCTGCGGCTGAAGCTGGGCTCTGGAAAGGTCATCAAG GGCTGGGAAGAAGGAATGCTGGGCATGAAGAAAGGAGGGCGAAGGTTTCTCATCATTCCCCCAGCCTGGGCCTATGGGGCTCAGGGCGTGGCTGCTCGTGTCCCTCCAGACTCCACTCTGGTGTTTGAGGTGGAGGTCAGGCGG GTGAAGCTGGCAAAGGAGTGCTCTGGTTCAGATGGGCTGAGTGTCAGTTCCAGGGATTCCCCTGCACCTTCTCCAGTTCCCAGCTCAGATGGCTTCTCCTCAGACTCGGGTTTAGTGCCTCCCTCCACCATCCCTCCAAAGCCTGG GGAGCCAGCTGTCCGGGCCAAGTCCAACTCCATCAGCGAGCAGCTTGCA AACCCAGATGTAGCAAAGGCAAAGCTGATTTCTCGGATGGCTAAAATGGGACAGCCCATGCTGCCTTTCCTTGCTGGAACAGCAGGGAGCCAGCTGGACTCCAGTGACTCGGAAATAGAG GATCCCAATACTCTGAGAGGGACAACACAGCCAGTGGCTTCAACCAgaccctcccagccagctcaggcagtgctgcccacaGTGTCCACACAAG taCCTCAAGCATCTGGTGCTGCACCTTCAGTAtcttctgctgctttaattCCTGCAGCGATCCAACCCaattctgctctgcctggaggagcacagggctTTCAG GCATATCCAGGAGTGGCATTTGCTTACCCCCAGACTGCTGCATCTGCCTCTCAACTCCAGCCTGTGGGTCAGATGTATCCTGCTCCTTACCAAG CCCCTGGAGATGTCACTTCCTTTTTGATGACAGAAGCTCGGCAGCACAACACTGAAATCCGACTGGCTGTGAGCAAAGTCGTGGATAAAATGGATCACCTGGCTGCCAAG GTGGAGGAGCTGAAGAAGCAAAGCACTGCtaacagctccctgctgcctggcatctcctctgtcaccatggaagCCTCCATGATCATGAGCAACATCCAGCGCATCATCCAG GAGAATGAGAGACTGAAGCAGGAGATATTTGAGAAGAGCAGTCGGATTGAGGAGCAGAATGAGAAGATCAGTGAGTTGATTGAACGCAACCAGAG GTATGTGGAGCAGAGTAACCTGCTGATGGAGCAAAGGAACCACTCCCTGCAGACCAGAAATGAGAACACACAGGCAAGAGTGTTGcatgcagagcaggagaag GCCAAAGttgcagaggagctggcagctgccacagcccaggtttcccagctgcagctggagctcactGCCCACCAGAAGAAGGAGATGGACCTGAGgaagcagctctcctgtgctgtgcaggatgCAGAGAGACAGGAGGCACAGCTCAACaagctgcaggcacaggtggCAG agctccaggaagcCTCTCAGGACACTCAGAGCAGGTTCAAGGCTGAGAAGCAGAGCCGCAAACAGCTGGATATGAAGATTGCAGCACTGGAGGAAGAGCTGACAGACCTGAGGGTGGAAAAGGAGACTCTGGAAAGG AATCTtgcagagaggaagaagaaatccCTGTCAGAGAGAGCTCAGGCAGAGGAAGAGATGGAGGAAATTCGCAGGTCAtaccagcaggagctggacaaGCTCCGGCAGCTCCTGAAAAAGGCCCGGACCTCGACTgaccaggcagcagcagagcag CTGTCAGTgatccaggcagagctggagtccAAGTGTGAAGCCAAGTGTGAGCGTGCCCTGGCCTCAGCCAAGGAGCAGCACGCCcggcagtgccaggagctgtgtgagcagagggattccctgcagcaccaggtgGTCCAGCTGGAAGAAAAG CTGACAGCTATCAAACACTCGAAAAAAGCAGAGGAGCAAAAATTGTCTGAGGCTCAGCAACgtttggaggagctggagcctATCCAAGAGAAG TATTCAGCCCTGCAGGCAGACGTCGGGGCACTGAGGGCTCGCTACGAGCAACGGATCCGAGACCTGCAGAAGGATCAGGATGGATCTTCCCCTGCAGACTACACTGAGCAA GTAAAGAAGATAATGAATGGTGTATTTCAGTCTCTTCGGGGTGAATTTGAGCTGGATGAGATGTACAGTGGCAGGACAGTCCTGGGGGTGGTCATGAACACTATCAAG actgtgacactgcagctgctcaacaggcagcaggagaaaccAGAGCATGGCAGTGAAAATGAGGAatctggcacaggagcagggagacagGAGGGATCACCTGGAGCCAAGACTGAGCACAGCCCATCACAGAGCACTGCACCTCCAGCTGACCCTGGGGAAGTGACCAGAGGCTCTCTGCAGTCTGagcagcaaggccaggctgctgctcaccctgctGGGCCCAGAGCTCCTGAGGAGGAGCATGAGACACAGAGCAGTGGGGTGCCAGAAGATGAGAAGGTTCAGGAGGAGCATCTCCCTCCCACAGCTGATTCCAGCCTGGATGCTGAGAAGGAGCCTGTGCTTGCAGGGCAGCCTGTTcttgggctggagcagaggctggacagtgTTCCCATCAGGAAGGCTGACCCAGAACAGGAtccctctgctgtgcctttgcaggcagcagctgcagagccttcTGTTCCAGGAGCCAAGCCAGGAGAGGGGGATgaggcagcacctccagcatgtccagctgtggagcagaaggcagaggaggctgggggATGTTTGGAGCCTCCTCCCTTAAATGGGGAGGAGGGGAGTGGCACAGACCCGTGGGAtggagctggctctgagcaggaaCCTGCCTCAgtgtccagcagagcagagccaggctcagctgtCCTGGGAGAAACTCCAGGATCTCAGGAACTGGACTCCAGCCCCAGGCAAACAGATTCCAG CCTCTTTGAGGAGGACAACTTCTTTGAAACAGCATCTCCTAAACTACTGAAGCCTCAAGTTTcctcagaagaggaggatgaggaggaggtg AGCATGAAGGGGCGTCCCCCTCCCGCACCGCTCTTTGGtgacgatgatgatgatgaccTGGACTGGCTGGGATGA